One genomic region from Hirundo rustica isolate bHirRus1 chromosome 5, bHirRus1.pri.v3, whole genome shotgun sequence encodes:
- the SPP1 gene encoding osteopontin isoform X2, whose amino-acid sequence MKVAVLCLCLISITSAWPGIQSKQHATSASSEEKYDSRGHHLHRYYHNDHVNSQSQESQQHLQSDLASSQQTLYSSEESVDVPEQLRDNAGRGDSVAYRMRAKAALLRAKAALLKSVKFHKANKKLIFDATEEDESDMDADSQRSVSREDSASRSSLRKHASSALWSDQSHEQDSDLRDRSLENDSRHKSDSHESEGDSSKSAVRGDSLSSVESRESRDSQPSVESRESRDSQPSVESRESRDRVSAELSDDISNQTLESAEDSQDRRSIESNEVTI is encoded by the exons ATGAAGGTGGCAGTTCTGTGTTTATGCCTTATCAGCATCACTTCTGCATGGCCT GGGATTCAATCCAAGCAGCATGCCACTTCTGCCAGTTCTGAGGAAAAATAT GACTCCAGGGGCCATCACTTGCACAGATATTATCACAATGACCACGTGAATTCTCAGTCTCAGGAGAgtcagcagcacctgcagagtGACCTGGCATCATCTCAGCAG aCCCTTTACTCTTCAGAAGAAAGCGTGGATGTCCCAGAACAGCTG AGAGACAATGCTGGCAGAGGTGACAGTGTGGCCTACAGGATGAGGGCAAAAGCCGCACTGCTGAGGGCAAAAGCTGCACTGCTGAAGTCTGTCAAATTCCACAAAGCTAACAAAAAG CTCATCTTTGATGCCACTGAGGAAGATGAGAGCGACATGGATGCAGACAGCCAGCGCTCTGTCTCCCGGGAGGATTCTGCTTCCCGCAGCTCCCTGAGGAAGCACGCCAGCAGCGCGCTGTGGTCTGACCAGAGCCACGAGCAGGACAGCGATCTGCGTGACCGGAGCTTGGAGAACGACAGCCGGCACAAATCCGACAGCCACGAGTCAGAAGGCGACAGTAGCAAGTCTGCTGTCAGGGGGGACAGCCTCTCGAgtgtggagagcagggagagccgGGACAGCCAGCCGAgtgtggagagcagggagagccgGGACAGCCAGCCGAgtgtggagagcagggagagccgGGACCGCGTCTCAGCTGAGCTCTCTGACGATATCAGCAACCAAACCCTGGAAAGTGCCGAGGATTCTCAGGATCGTCGCAGCATCGAAAGTAACGAAGTCACCATTTAG
- the SPP1 gene encoding osteopontin isoform X1, with protein sequence MKVAVLCLCLISITSAWPGIQSKQHATSASSEEKYDSRGHHLHRYYHNDHVNSQSQESQQHLQSDLASSQQTLYSSEESVDVPEQLHFPDVSSKSHEDVDDDDDDDDNDSNDTDESEEVVTSFPTDIPVTEPFPTFPFTQRDNAGRGDSVAYRMRAKAALLRAKAALLKSVKFHKANKKLIFDATEEDESDMDADSQRSVSREDSASRSSLRKHASSALWSDQSHEQDSDLRDRSLENDSRHKSDSHESEGDSSKSAVRGDSLSSVESRESRDSQPSVESRESRDSQPSVESRESRDRVSAELSDDISNQTLESAEDSQDRRSIESNEVTI encoded by the exons ATGAAGGTGGCAGTTCTGTGTTTATGCCTTATCAGCATCACTTCTGCATGGCCT GGGATTCAATCCAAGCAGCATGCCACTTCTGCCAGTTCTGAGGAAAAATAT GACTCCAGGGGCCATCACTTGCACAGATATTATCACAATGACCACGTGAATTCTCAGTCTCAGGAGAgtcagcagcacctgcagagtGACCTGGCATCATCTCAGCAG aCCCTTTACTCTTCAGAAGAAAGCGTGGATGTCCCAGAACAGCTG CACTTTCCTGATGTGTCAAGCAAGAGCCATGAAGATGTGGATGATGACGATGACGACGATGACAATGATTCCAATGACACGGATGAATCCGAGGAGGTTGTCACGAGTTTTCCCACTGACATTCCAGTAACTGAACCATTCCCCACTTTCCCTTTCACCCAGAGAGACAATGCTGGCAGAGGTGACAGTGTGGCCTACAGGATGAGGGCAAAAGCCGCACTGCTGAGGGCAAAAGCTGCACTGCTGAAGTCTGTCAAATTCCACAAAGCTAACAAAAAG CTCATCTTTGATGCCACTGAGGAAGATGAGAGCGACATGGATGCAGACAGCCAGCGCTCTGTCTCCCGGGAGGATTCTGCTTCCCGCAGCTCCCTGAGGAAGCACGCCAGCAGCGCGCTGTGGTCTGACCAGAGCCACGAGCAGGACAGCGATCTGCGTGACCGGAGCTTGGAGAACGACAGCCGGCACAAATCCGACAGCCACGAGTCAGAAGGCGACAGTAGCAAGTCTGCTGTCAGGGGGGACAGCCTCTCGAgtgtggagagcagggagagccgGGACAGCCAGCCGAgtgtggagagcagggagagccgGGACAGCCAGCCGAgtgtggagagcagggagagccgGGACCGCGTCTCAGCTGAGCTCTCTGACGATATCAGCAACCAAACCCTGGAAAGTGCCGAGGATTCTCAGGATCGTCGCAGCATCGAAAGTAACGAAGTCACCATTTAG